From Thunnus maccoyii chromosome 21, fThuMac1.1, whole genome shotgun sequence, the proteins below share one genomic window:
- the mcmdc2 gene encoding minichromosome maintenance domain-containing protein 2 isoform X1: MKMADILSLRESVLVYLDRSGGLQKLAADCIPFNDPQQIEAVYRFCISVNPSDVIEVDPVLGDYVLHDPLRATSLFQSVCFLAIKTLSLVEKIHTESQVNIILKLTHLPPFPEYTLDLCSFPRGHGPMRPVVMEGLVTAITRVTKYTQGARFLCTNDDCPCSTGFHHIRVHAPGATESATVRNDFSCMICSSQLREDVKFRVLGDKQLVELIHVKALNVLSAHQQSALRYQSVTLFLRDELCNSMRIGRLYRVLGIPAHVHQWPNITWSVEANSIQPWEPEYPHKINANFQKLLKVTSGSPWRFSAIVAHCFGLDITPPGLYSTLKLCLLLSLVQTRADAKDTFHSLDLLVVTTDTLILDRLLSYSLSLACRGVRHQASGEMFASLSRDEHGAGTANIHAGSALLATGGICMLGDLSCYKKDKLDAIQSVLENRTASVFIPGKKYSEDADQQLSFPVQCSFWALTDSTDSSRRSGRADCVVLGTAEMGPVPFQLADAFGLVIQCRDNVGEQALLAQTVHTLQQAVQPGKPHYPSCVELSTQDYRELVAHAQSLQVELSPGAEKIIHGYYMANRRVRSQSQGVKMSVTSVKLLISLAEAHCKLCLRTQVLEEDAVIAVLLCENSVTLKHGASALVIPPDTVFPCDLGDVDGLQRRDMTLDDLHQNILRFIYAYAPGADTYITEE; this comes from the exons CCCTCTGATGTGATAGAGGTGGATCCTGTATTGGGTGACTATGTATTACATGATCCCCTAAGAGCAACATCTTTGTTTCAGTCT GTTTGCTTCCTGGCTATAAAGACTCTTTCACTTGttgaaaaaatacacacagagagtcaG GTGAATATAATTTTGAAGTTGACACACCTGCCTCCATTCCCTGAGTACACCTTGGACCTTTGTAGTTTTCCACGTGGACATGGTCCCATGAGACCTGTGGTCATGGAGGGCCTAGTCACTGCCATTACAAGGGTCACAAAATATACTCAGGGGGCCAGGTTCCTCTGCACTAATGATGACTGCCCTTGTTCTACAG GATTCCACCACATCCGGGTCCATGCACCTGGAGCCACAGAGTCAGCTACTGTGAGAAACGACTTCAGCTGCATGATCTGCAGCTCCCAGCTGAGAGAGGATGTGAAGTTCAGAGTGTTGGGAG ataaacagctggtggaGCTGATCCATGTCAAAGCACTTAATGTTCTCAGTGCCCATCAGCAAAGTGCACTCAGATACCAGTCTGTCACCTTGTTTCTCAGAG ATGAGCTGTGTAACTCGATGAGAATTGGTCGTCTCTACAGGGTGTTAGGCATTCCTGCGCATGTGCACCAGTGGCCAAATATTACCTGGAGTGTTGAGGCAAATAGCATCCAACCGTGGGAGCCAGAGT ATCCACATAAAATCAATGCCAACTTCCAGAAGCTGTTGAAGGTCACATCCGGTTCTCCATGGAGGTTCTCTGCCATTGTAGCTCACTGCTTCGGGTTGGACATAACTCCTCCAGGCCTCTATAGCACTTTAAAACTGTGCTTGTTGCTCAGCTTGGTGCAAACCAGAGCGGACGCAAAAGACACTTTTCACAGCTTGGATCTCCTCGTTGTCACCACTGACACGCTCATATTAGACAG ACTATTATCGTACAGCTTGAGCTTGGCGTGTCGTGGGGTCAGGCATCAGGCCTCGGGGGAGATGTTTGCATCTCTGTCCCGGGACGAGCATGGAGCAGGCACTGCTAACATCCATGCTGGCTCTGCCCTGCTAGCTACCGGTGGCATTTGCATGTTGGGAGATCTCAGTTGTTACAAAAAGGACAAGCTGGATGCCATTCAGTCAG TTCTGGAAAACCGCACAGCGTCTGTGTTCATCCCAGGGAAGAAGTACAGTGAGGACGCTGATCAGCAGCTTTCCTTCCCAGTCCAGTGCAGCTTCTGGGCCCTCACAGACTCCACAGATAGCTCCCGACGGTCTGGGAGGGCAGACTGTGTTGTATTGGGAACAGCA GAAATGGGTCCGGTACCATTTCAGTTGGCAGATGCCTTTGGCCTGGTCATTCAGTGTCGGGATAATGTGGGAGAGCAGGCCCTGCTTGCCCAGACTGTCCACACCCTCCAGCAGGCAGTACAGCCTGGAAAACCCCACTACCCATCCTGTGTGGAGCTTTCTACCCAAGACTACCGTGAG CTGGTAGCCCACGCACAAAGCTTGCAAGTGGAGCTTAGTCCTGGAGCAGAGAAGATAATCCATGGCTACTACATGGCCAACCGTAGAGTCCGATCACAGAGTCAGGGTGTCAAGATGTCTGTGACTTCTGTCAAACTACT GATTTCTTTGGCTGAGGCCCACTGCAAGTTGTGCCTCAGAACACAAGTACTGGAGGAGGACGCTGTGATCGCTGTGCTCCTTTGTGAAAACTCAGTCACGCTGAAGCACG GGGCATCTGCTCTCGTTATTCCACCTGACACAGTGTTTCCTTGTGACCTGGGAGATGTGGATGGTTTGCAAAGGAGAGACATGACCCTGGATGATCTCCACCAGAATATCCTACGCTTCATCTACGCCTACGCACCAGGAGCAGACACATACATCACAGAGGAGTAG
- the mcmdc2 gene encoding minichromosome maintenance domain-containing protein 2 isoform X2 — translation MRPVVMEGLVTAITRVTKYTQGARFLCTNDDCPCSTGFHHIRVHAPGATESATVRNDFSCMICSSQLREDVKFRVLGDKQLVELIHVKALNVLSAHQQSALRYQSVTLFLRDELCNSMRIGRLYRVLGIPAHVHQWPNITWSVEANSIQPWEPEYPHKINANFQKLLKVTSGSPWRFSAIVAHCFGLDITPPGLYSTLKLCLLLSLVQTRADAKDTFHSLDLLVVTTDTLILDRLLSYSLSLACRGVRHQASGEMFASLSRDEHGAGTANIHAGSALLATGGICMLGDLSCYKKDKLDAIQSVLENRTASVFIPGKKYSEDADQQLSFPVQCSFWALTDSTDSSRRSGRADCVVLGTAEMGPVPFQLADAFGLVIQCRDNVGEQALLAQTVHTLQQAVQPGKPHYPSCVELSTQDYRELVAHAQSLQVELSPGAEKIIHGYYMANRRVRSQSQGVKMSVTSVKLLISLAEAHCKLCLRTQVLEEDAVIAVLLCENSVTLKHGASALVIPPDTVFPCDLGDVDGLQRRDMTLDDLHQNILRFIYAYAPGADTYITEE, via the exons ATGAGACCTGTGGTCATGGAGGGCCTAGTCACTGCCATTACAAGGGTCACAAAATATACTCAGGGGGCCAGGTTCCTCTGCACTAATGATGACTGCCCTTGTTCTACAG GATTCCACCACATCCGGGTCCATGCACCTGGAGCCACAGAGTCAGCTACTGTGAGAAACGACTTCAGCTGCATGATCTGCAGCTCCCAGCTGAGAGAGGATGTGAAGTTCAGAGTGTTGGGAG ataaacagctggtggaGCTGATCCATGTCAAAGCACTTAATGTTCTCAGTGCCCATCAGCAAAGTGCACTCAGATACCAGTCTGTCACCTTGTTTCTCAGAG ATGAGCTGTGTAACTCGATGAGAATTGGTCGTCTCTACAGGGTGTTAGGCATTCCTGCGCATGTGCACCAGTGGCCAAATATTACCTGGAGTGTTGAGGCAAATAGCATCCAACCGTGGGAGCCAGAGT ATCCACATAAAATCAATGCCAACTTCCAGAAGCTGTTGAAGGTCACATCCGGTTCTCCATGGAGGTTCTCTGCCATTGTAGCTCACTGCTTCGGGTTGGACATAACTCCTCCAGGCCTCTATAGCACTTTAAAACTGTGCTTGTTGCTCAGCTTGGTGCAAACCAGAGCGGACGCAAAAGACACTTTTCACAGCTTGGATCTCCTCGTTGTCACCACTGACACGCTCATATTAGACAG ACTATTATCGTACAGCTTGAGCTTGGCGTGTCGTGGGGTCAGGCATCAGGCCTCGGGGGAGATGTTTGCATCTCTGTCCCGGGACGAGCATGGAGCAGGCACTGCTAACATCCATGCTGGCTCTGCCCTGCTAGCTACCGGTGGCATTTGCATGTTGGGAGATCTCAGTTGTTACAAAAAGGACAAGCTGGATGCCATTCAGTCAG TTCTGGAAAACCGCACAGCGTCTGTGTTCATCCCAGGGAAGAAGTACAGTGAGGACGCTGATCAGCAGCTTTCCTTCCCAGTCCAGTGCAGCTTCTGGGCCCTCACAGACTCCACAGATAGCTCCCGACGGTCTGGGAGGGCAGACTGTGTTGTATTGGGAACAGCA GAAATGGGTCCGGTACCATTTCAGTTGGCAGATGCCTTTGGCCTGGTCATTCAGTGTCGGGATAATGTGGGAGAGCAGGCCCTGCTTGCCCAGACTGTCCACACCCTCCAGCAGGCAGTACAGCCTGGAAAACCCCACTACCCATCCTGTGTGGAGCTTTCTACCCAAGACTACCGTGAG CTGGTAGCCCACGCACAAAGCTTGCAAGTGGAGCTTAGTCCTGGAGCAGAGAAGATAATCCATGGCTACTACATGGCCAACCGTAGAGTCCGATCACAGAGTCAGGGTGTCAAGATGTCTGTGACTTCTGTCAAACTACT GATTTCTTTGGCTGAGGCCCACTGCAAGTTGTGCCTCAGAACACAAGTACTGGAGGAGGACGCTGTGATCGCTGTGCTCCTTTGTGAAAACTCAGTCACGCTGAAGCACG GGGCATCTGCTCTCGTTATTCCACCTGACACAGTGTTTCCTTGTGACCTGGGAGATGTGGATGGTTTGCAAAGGAGAGACATGACCCTGGATGATCTCCACCAGAATATCCTACGCTTCATCTACGCCTACGCACCAGGAGCAGACACATACATCACAGAGGAGTAG